The sequence below is a genomic window from Humulus lupulus chromosome 3, drHumLupu1.1, whole genome shotgun sequence.
AACTTATGAACatgtgaatgttttacaaagcaCTAGAGTAGGGTGTTTTACATGGAAGAATATTTGTGAGTTGTTtttgagcgaaagatttttggctcgttctACTAAAAACCAAGcaaacagaaaacaaatgaagtatgtaacaacacaaggcacaaatcGTTGGAAGCTAAGCGTCACAAATATGTAAGTCAAactgttaatttaattttataaaataacacattctaaaacattttgtttacatttgtataggagaacccagatgcgcatgttgttgatacttggagggatgttcatatgaaaaaatcgacaaaatcttttgtcaacgaggcagctcaacaagattatgtaagtgaatagtattgttttcttgtttctaatgtttctaatttttgtatataatgttatctttatataGAAAAATGGCGGCAGGGCTTCAAAGGTCACAGCTTAATAGGGAGACTCAACAGCAGAGTGAGGAGTCTCTTAATGCATCTGGCGTTGATtcgtccccggtcgatcaatacgagaaacgaagtaaagtactcggggagagatctgactaccaaagaggagtgttATAGGGTGAAAGGGAAAGCGAGAAAAGACAACCTccagctctacagatcaaagtcagtcccaagcacaTACTGCTCctacgcctaatgaagatattACTACTATGGCTCTGATGATGAAGGCAACGCGTGAGACGATTCAGATGGTGGTACCTCAGCAGCCCAATAATCTGTATGACCCACGATTTGACAGTTTTCTGCAAAGGTATTTGCCATCACAATCTGAAGGTGGTACGTCTTCTCAGAGTTACACCGCCCATCTTGACCTTTGTACACCGCCACATCAGCAATACCAGCCTCCTCCACAGTATTCGCCACAtgtgtcgtcgcaacaacctccaCAATATCAAAATCAGTACATGTTTGGAcgctcttcccagtctcctccactatattttaacTTTACCTATTTTCAAGGAGGATCGATGCTGCATCCGCTACCTAATGTTAGGTATGGGGAGGTTTGTCGCAACAACCTTTTTTATCCACTCCGATACAGCCACGGCCCCAGgatcagtttggggacctcacgcttaGACGATCTTCACAACAACTTTATATTCCTTTACCACCACAGACACAGCCGCCGccacaaccacaaccacaacaaaatgttgaagatgaggataattacaatattaaccttaatgattttatttagataatagtttatgtattttgattaaattaatagtgcgtttatttttaatgacaatagtGATATTAGTGAGTTtgataaatataaaaattataaattaattttgatgttagttatgtttaaattaattaattggttattttgttaaaatttattatgaattatttaaaaaaatattttaatttaataaatattaatttatctaaaattaattattaaaatgtataataaaaatattattagcggCAGATCCCGCGGCTAATAATATCGCATATGACAtatgtattagcggcggaccctaATCTTATTAGCGGCAGACCTATCCGTTGCTAATATCCTTGTAGTGATTAAAAATATACCATATCTTTATATAAAAAGTATGCATATAAAGAATTCTtagtttaaagttttttttttaattatagataatatttgtgtttaatttatatatatatttgtatattatttatttatttataatttatatgctaattaaaataataatatacaaCTAAATAAATATGAATTGCACATTGTTGtaacatagtatatatatatatatatatatatatttatctatatgGTGATCTTAGCTATAAGGATACATGATGGTGGTCAAACTAGATGACTCACCGAAGCGGCCATTAATTCCGGTGGCCTATAATCCTCAAGATGACAATTTTGTactcttaatttatttttattcgaAAATACTAACTAGCTAGTTGTCTTATTTAGAGATTCTATCATATCAAACTTACACTGTTTTTTTTTATTGGTTATTGTATATGAGTAAAACAAATCACTAAAATTTggtatttaaaaaagaaaatggaTCGGAACTAGTTACTAAAATACTAAAAATTAACCATGATTGTCGAATGTCATGATAATTATtgacattttataaattattaaaagTATATTATTAATTGTAATGATATTATTTACTAGCTTAATTAGTCTTTATATTATGTGTGCACGCACATTTTATACATAACAAAAATAAACGCCACTGATATGTTTGTATAAGGGAAATTTTAATTTGTATGCTCgataatttttataattacaaaaaaatgttatgcatattaaattttttaaaataatgctATATTTTGGCATTTTACCCAAAATGCATTTTCCACTTCCTTCtcacttctcatttctctcttctctcttccctctctctctctctctcttatttcactctctctcacctcacaacaccaccaccacactaaatattatatttagaaCAGATTTGGACATCTGCAGaaatctgaaactctgaaatctgtagaaaatcgaccttgctcgatggtggttcgatggggCTCGATGCCAGCttgatgagaccttcaaaattatgatttttcatgaaaaaatgacttttctCGATAGTGggtcgatggtagctcgatagtggttcgatggtgctcgatgccagctcgatgagaccttcaaaatcatgatttttcatgaaaaaatgactttgctcgatggtggtttgatggTAGTTCAATAGtggctcgatggagctcgatgtaattcttgcaagagacataatttttcactcaggtgtccgtttgggttgattttggatattttttcaagatctacacgtttgacatgttcatatgcacatttgtgaagtgtacttgtaaaaaatacaaaagtgcaaacatatacctcatgtttaagacatcttttggtatatttttaagttttaaacttcccaaatatgCATATGAGTAtgttaaacgtgtagatcttgaaaaaatacccaaaataaaaaaaaatcacctcaaacggacacccgagtgaaaattATGTCTCTTGTAAGAAttacatcgagcaccatcgagccattatcgagctaccatcgaatcaccatcgagcaaagtcattttttcatgaaaaatcatgattttgaaggtctcatcgagctagcatcgagcactatcgagaaaccattcgctggggccttcaagatcgagattttcatgaaaaaatgacttttctcgatagtggttcgattatggctcgatggtgctcgatgatgctcgatggtgctcgatgtgattcttgcaagagacataatttttcactcgggtgttcgtttagggtgatttttttttatttttggtattttttcaagatctacacgtttaatatactcatatgcacatttgggaagtttaaaacttaaaaatataccaaaagatgtcttaaacatgaggtatgtttgcacttttgtattttttacaagtgttacagttcacaaatgtgcatataaacatgtcaaacgtgtagatcttgaaaaaataccaaaaataaaaaaaatcaccccaaaaggacacccgagtgaaaaattatgtctcttgcaagaattacatcgagcaccatcaagcaccatcgagctaccatcgaaccaccatcgagcaaagtcattttttcatgaaaaatcatgattttgaaggtctcatcgagctggcatcgagcaccatcgagctactatcaaaccaccatcgagcaaagtcattttttcatgaaaaatcatgattttgacgGTCTCATTGAGCtagcatcgagcaccatcaaaTCACTATTGAGCAAGGTTGATTTtttgcagatttcagagtttcagatctgaaaaaaatcacaaaaaaacccaaaaatcatgtcaaaatctgttcgaaatataataattagtgtggtggtggtgttgtgaggtgagagagagtaaaataagagagagagagagagggaagagagaagagagaaatgagaaatGAGGAGGAAGTGGAAATGACATTTTGGGTAAAGTGCAAAAAAaatagcattattttgaaatttttaatatacatagcacttttttgtaattataaaaattatcaaGCATACAAATTGAAATTTATCTTGTATAATTCAAAACATATGCCACGTCAATGTATAAAAATTACGTGTACGTGTCATTACTGAAAAAATACACGCGCTCTTGTATAATTACTTTTAAAAGCATATATATAGACATCaactaaaattatatattttgagataatcgaTAGCAAGTGAAATGTAACGCTGTTTATCTAATAATCACATGTAATTTATTAAATGCTTTCATGAATCCCTTAACAGAAATATaaatactaaaaaataattataatttagtgACCATTTTAAGTCACGAGATGGATTTTTGTGGCTTAAAAATTGTCACCAActtatatacatattattatatatttatggaGCACTAAAGATTATTGATACAATTCAATTAATGGGTAAAAATATAGTGAAAAAGAAAACAATTAGACGAGTGGACCTCGAATATATAACTTCGTTACAATACTTGACAAAAAATCAGTACTTGGGAAAATTCTAAGATGAAAAAATGGTACCACATATTTAAAAGAGACACCCATAAAATCAATTGCAaagctaatatatatatatataaattatgaaTAACTAAATCGATGCAATCTCCTATGCTAAATGTGTCTAGAAGGTAACTTCCAGTAATGGAATAACTTTGTTCTATCCAATGTGTGTTAGATCCTATAATAATGTAGTATACACTTTATTTGTTTATATTTAaaaagtgtatatatatatttatagaattcAATTAGAAACATTGAATCATTTCTTATTGTGAATGGATAATGTTAGGCATCATATACATGATGACACTACAATTTACATTACCAAGACATTCAATAATATATTATCACTCAACTACAATTTACGTCACCCGCCACGTATCTCATTATGCAAAATAACCAAATACCTACTAGCGCTCATCCATAAATAGTCTTGAAAGCTCTTCAATGAAGAACGCACTACGTACCAACTATAAACTACTCTTATATCTTacaaacaaagaaaaatgaagTGCTTGAGAAGCCTTATCATCATATTTTCTTTGGCAATATTATCCCTTGGAATTGTGTATGCTGACGAAAGAAGTGATCACAAATGTGGTCCTAATCTGGGCAATCCTCCATGTGGAGAAGGACGGTGTTGCAGTATCCATAACTTTTGCGGTGGCGGATCTGGTTACTGCAGCGGCGGAAACTGCCGATACCAGTGTTGGTTTGCTGCCCCAGCTGGTGGTGGTCTCCCTCGTGATAATGCTGTAACCAAAATTATCAGCCAATCACTTTACAACGAAATGTTTAAGCATAGAAGTGATTGCCAAAGCCAGGGTTTCTATAGTTACGAGGCTTTCATCGCTGCTACTGAATCCTTTCCTGGTTTTGCTACTACTGGAGATGTTTCAACTCGTAAGAGGGAGCTCGCTGCTTTCTTTGGTCAAACCTCTCAAGTAACCACAGGTAAATAATTCTATATGTATGGCTAGAATTCTGATTAACATAAAAAGATTATTGGTTTATTTGAGAAACTAATTAATACTACTTTGATTGCATCATATGCTTTGTTTGGACAGGCTATGATTCTAGTGATCCACATGCGTGGGGATATTGTAATATCAATGGGACTGCTCACACTACAGCTGAGAATAATTACTGCACGTCCACTCAGTGGCCTTGTGCTTTAGGCAAGAAATATATTAGCAGAGGACCTATCCAACTTACTCAGTGAGTACTATATATCTCACTAATTAATTTTATATCTTACAAGATAGCATAGTAATTCCATGACTAATTTCATATGAAAACAATCtacaaatagaaaaaaaaaatacactacTCAATGAATTATTTTACCCAATTAATTgaaatgattattttgaatgcaAACTATTGTTTTAGTGGGATGATCAAATCATATATAATATGTTTCAGGACTTTATTTCCGTTTAAATTTAGTTGGacaataattttaaatattataaatactaATTAATGTTAAGGTTGCTACTAGACACCACACTAATATAGAACAGTTATATACGGAGTTTATAAAAAGAATTATTGTTGTGAGGTCGACCTGCAGTCTACACTCATAATGACTCATATATATAGTAatactctttttttcttttcttttttgcagCAATAGTAATACTCTTTTATATATAGTCATTTgacatttttaatttatatttcagCAACTATAATTACGGCCTTGCTGGTAAAGCTCTTGGGGTAGATTTGGTAAACAATCCTGATTTGGTGGCCACAGATCCAGTTGTTTCATTCAAAACAGCGTTGTGGTTTTGGATGACTAAGCATGATAGTAAGCCTTCCTGCCATGATATTTTGATCAATGCTAATTCTGAAGCTAATCAAGTCTCATCAAACTACGTTACGATTGACAAAATAATCAATGGTAATTCTCAAGCTGTCCAAACTGGACTCGGCGAAAATAATAGAGTTTCTACTAGCGTTGGGTACTATAAAAGGTACTGTGACATGTTAGAAGTGAGTTATGGAAATCCAATATGATAAGAGGACGTATAGTACAGTAgctcaagaaaataaaagaaataaaatggaATAGTTTGCTTGTTCCCCCGTTTTCATCTATGAGAAAATCATATGTAACCTTACTATATGTATTTGTGTCAAAGTGATCATATTCATGTAAAGGGATCAAATATATATGATGAAATAAACGAGCTACATTTATGATCAAATATATAAACAAGCATGTTATTCATAGATCGATCGACATGCAAATGAGCACACCAAGAGAAGAGTTGTAAAAGTGGCGCAACGAACGAGATATTGAGCGACCCATTTAATCGAGCGGTGTCTATTAAATTACttgcaaaataatatttttttggaaattattttgcaaaattaaccatttatttaAAACAGTACATGAAAAAACCCTAATGGAAAATTCAATCTTGCTcacaaaaaaattacatatatttgatgattaaattACCATTTTTCTAAAATATTAAATCTTATTGATTCCTTTTAAAATgcatgtaaaaaataaaaaataaaaaagaaatagaaacCATATATATTTTGATTATTTTAACATTATTTGTTGATGTTCTTTAGAGTGACCACAACTATGGCTTATGGGCTTATTTGATGCACTAAGACAAGTATATTTGCTTTAAATACGGTAATTTGTCTTTCTTTTTCACTTTTACGTTTTATTTTACTTTCTTTCacttgtatatatgtttatatttcaTTAATACGTTAAACTAATATATTTTTTCAGTAATACAGTTTATACAATAAAACTTCTTCCCCAAAAAAGTTATTATACCTTAAATAAGTCATCATCATTTATATTACTACCTCACATGTCAAATAATAATATACAACTTCAAGTTATTATACCTCTAATAAGTCATCATCATTTATATTACTACGTGACATGTCAAATAATAATATACAACTTCAACTTTTTGCATAAAGGAAAAGATGCAcccaaaataaaattataatgttTTAACAATAAAAATACTATCAAATTTACAAGCAACAATATAAACATAAATGTATATATCATAATAAAACGTATTCATGCAAGCTATCTTTGTTTTCTTAATCTGGCGTTGATTCGTTcccggtcgatcaatacgagatactaagtaaagtactcggggagagatctgactactaaagaggagtgggttatagggtgAAAGGGAAAGCGAGAAAGACAACCTCCAGCTCTAtagatcaaagtcagtcccaagcacaTACTGCTCCTATGCCTAATGAAGATATTAACTATGGctctgatgatgaaggcaatGCGTGAGACGATTCGGATGGTGGTACCTCAGCAGCCCAATAATCTGTATGACCCACggtttgacagttttctgcaAAGGTATTTGCCATCACAATCTGAAGGTGTGCGTCTTCTCAGAGTTACACCGCCACATCAGCAATACCAGCCTCCTCCACAGTATTCGCCACAtgtgtcgtcgcaacaacctccaCAATATCAAAATCAGTATATGTTTGGACGCTCTTCCCaatctcctccactatattttaacTTTACCTATTTTCAAGGAGGATCGATGTTGCATCTGCTACGTAATGTTAGGTATGGGGAGGTTGGAGGTTCGTTGCAACAACCTTTTTTATCCACCCTGATACAGCCACGGCCTCGGGATCAGTTTTGGGACCTCACGCATGGACGATCTTCACAAcaaccttatattccttcaccgccacagaCACAGCCGCCGCCACAACCACAGGGAAagcaaaatgttgaagatgaggataattacaatattaaccttaatgattttatttagataatagtttatgtattttgattaaattaacagtgtatttatttttaatgacaatagtGATATTAGTgagtttgataaatattaaaattataaattaattttaatgttagttatgtttaaattaattaattggttattttgtaaaaattattatgaattatttttaaaaaatatttaaatttaataaatattaatttatttaaaattatttattaaaatgtataataaaaatattattagcggTGGACTCTGCAGCTAATAATATCGCCTATGACACAAGTATTAGCGGCGGGTTCCGCCGCTAGTCTCTGTTGGTAATTATGTAGCATTAGCGGTAGGTGTGTTAGTCTGCCGCTAATTGTCCTTATTAGCGACCAATAATTGACGGCGAAGCATTAGAGGCGGCCCTAaccttattagcggcggacctgCCCGTCGCTAATATCCTTAATTCTTGTAGTAATTAAAAATACACCATATCTTTATATAAAAAGTAAGTATATAAAGAATTTCTtagtttaaagtttttttttaaattatagataatatttgtgtttaatttatatatatatatatatttgtacattatttatttatttataatttatatgctaattaaaataataatatacaaCTAAATAAATATGAATTGCACATTGTTGTTAcatagtatatttatatatatatatatatatatatatatttatctatatgGTGATCTTAGCTATAAGAATACATGATGGTGGTCAAACTAGATGACTCACCGAAGCGGCCATTAATTCCGGTGGCCTATAATCCTCAAGATGACAATTTTGTactcttaatttatttttattcgaAAATACTAACTAGCTAGTTGTCTTATTTAGAGATTCTATCCTATCAAACTTACACTGTTTTTTTTTATTGGTTATTGTATACGAGTAAAACAAATCACTAAACTTTggtatttaaaaaagaaaatggaTCGGAACTAGTTACTAAAATACTAAAAATTAACCATGAATGTCGAATGTCATGATAATTATTGACATTTTATAAATCACTAAAAGTATATTATTAATTGTAATGATAGTATTTACTAGCTTAATTAGTCTTTATATTATGTGAGCACGCACATTTTATACATAACAAAAATATACACCACTGATATGTTTGTATAATTCAAAACATATGCCACGTCAATGTATAAAAATTACGTATACGTATCATTACTGAAAAAAAATACACGCGCTCATGTATAATTACTTTTAAAAGCATATACATAGACATCaactaaaattatatattttgacATAATCGATGGCAAGTGAAATGTAACGCTGTTTATCTAATAATCACATGTAATTTATTAAATGCTTTCATGAATCCCCTAACTGAAATATaaatactaaaaaataattataatttagtgACCATTTTAAGTCACGAGATGGATTTTTGTGGCTTAAAAATTGTCACCAActtatatacatattattataagTTTAGAGAGAACTAAAGATTATAGCGATGGATTTACAATTATTAGCGGCAGATATTCTGTCGCTTATACACCAGATGAAGTGCCTCGCAAACTGAGAGggttatttttaagttttattaaCGACAGATAATTATCTTTATTTGCGGCGGACTACCCGCTACTAATAGTATTTGTAGCGGATAATCACCTTTAATAGAGGTGGATTATCCACTACTAATAATAGTATTAGTGGCGGGAGAATGCTAATAGCGGCGGGTCCCGCCGCTAATACTTAtgcatatgtaaaaaaaattgcaCAGCCCCTCGTCCGcgtctcttctcttctcttctctgaCCGCGTCTCTTCTCTTCTCTGAAAGAAATTTACCGTTCTCAAAAATTAGGTATGTTTACAATTCTTGTCCGTGTCTCTTCATCTTTCTTTCCTttcgatttttatttatttattttttttttgttttcaggtGGTGCGGTGGTACAAGTCCCTATACGCGACCACACTCCTCCACTCCTCCGAACAATCTCGTACGAGTGCTCTATACGCGGCCACAACTCCTCCCAATAACAAAGTAagtcaattttattttattttttccatttattttcttttgttttcggATGGTACAGTGGTATAGTGTTGATCTGcaaaaaaaaagttatatatttgtaatttttccaATTGTTTATAGTGATGATGTGCAAAAAAAGAAATtatactatttttatttatttattaatattatatatttgctcaactaattatatatattttgaatataattTATTGTATTTTAAAGACATTATATGTATAAATGGTAAAAATAAGTATAAACTTTGAGATATCTATTAATGCAATATTGTTCTTGCTGCTGAAATATCAAATAAACTTTGACATTATAAGTACTTAATTTTACAAAAGAATATTAGTATAATTTAAACTAGTGTAGTTGAGTGGTATGTAGAATTCAAAGTTTAATTGTTTTGAATGTATTAAAGTGTAATTTATAAA
It includes:
- the LOC133821058 gene encoding mulatexin-like, whose translation is MKCLRSLIIIFSLAILSLGIVYADERSDHKCGPNLGNPPCGEGRCCSIHNFCGGGSGYCSGGNCRYQCWFAAPAGGGLPRDNAVTKIISQSLYNEMFKHRSDCQSQGFYSYEAFIAATESFPGFATTGDVSTRKRELAAFFGQTSQVTTGYDSSDPHAWGYCNINGTAHTTAENNYCTSTQWPCALGKKYISRGPIQLTHNYNYGLAGKALGVDLVNNPDLVATDPVVSFKTALWFWMTKHDSKPSCHDILINANSEANQVSSNYVTIDKIINGNSQAVQTGLGENNRVSTSVGYYKRYCDMLEVSYGNPI